The following are encoded together in the Scytonema millei VB511283 genome:
- a CDS encoding nuclear transport factor 2 family protein has translation MTDVQAEILAVNENFYRAFEKKNLEAMSQVWSQGTASHCIHPGRNALRGWKQIRDSWEVIFKNTKYLEIEIEIIHTEVRDTTAYIVLVERVLQASSNKTIKAESIATNIFEKMAGKWYLIHHHGSPLVR, from the coding sequence ATGACAGACGTACAAGCTGAGATTTTGGCAGTCAATGAAAATTTTTACCGGGCTTTTGAGAAGAAAAATCTAGAAGCTATGAGTCAAGTTTGGTCGCAGGGAACTGCTAGCCACTGCATTCACCCTGGGCGTAATGCCTTGCGCGGTTGGAAGCAAATTCGCGACTCTTGGGAAGTCATTTTCAAAAATACTAAATATTTAGAAATTGAAATCGAAATTATTCATACAGAAGTTCGCGATACGACGGCTTATATCGTGTTAGTCGAGCGCGTACTACAAGCTAGCAGTAACAAAACCATAAAGGCTGAATCAATCGCCACAAATATCTTCGAGAAGATGGCTGGTAAGTGGTATTTAATACACCATCATGGTAGTCCTTTAGTTAGATAG
- a CDS encoding aldo/keto reductase, with translation MKLPESSRWQLTPDLNICRVLNGMWQVSGTHGAIQPKQAIATMFDYMDAGFTTWDLADHYGPAEDFIGEFRRQAIATRGKEALSNLQAFTKWVPRPAKMTRRVVEQNIDRSLSRMGVESLDLLQFHWWEYRDKNYIDALTYLAELQQEGKIKHLALTNFDTERLKIISEAGIKIVSNQVQFSLVDRRPLMKMIPFCQEHDIQLLAYGTLCGGLLSEKYLEQPEPRGAALNTASLRKYKNMVDAWGGWSLFQELLAVLKQIAAKHDVSIANVAVRYILDRPTVAGAIVGTRLGISEHVADNAKVFALTLDADDTGQIETVLARSRDLLRLIGDCGDEYRR, from the coding sequence ATGAAATTACCAGAATCTAGTCGGTGGCAACTTACTCCAGACTTAAATATCTGCCGCGTCCTCAATGGCATGTGGCAAGTATCGGGGACGCATGGAGCAATCCAGCCAAAACAAGCGATCGCCACTATGTTCGATTATATGGATGCTGGTTTCACCACTTGGGACTTAGCAGACCACTACGGACCTGCTGAAGACTTTATCGGTGAGTTTCGCCGTCAAGCGATCGCCACGCGGGGTAAAGAGGCACTTTCTAATCTACAAGCATTTACCAAATGGGTTCCCAGACCAGCAAAGATGACGCGGCGAGTCGTCGAGCAAAATATCGATCGCTCCCTAAGTCGGATGGGAGTAGAATCGCTGGACTTGCTCCAATTCCACTGGTGGGAATACAGAGATAAAAACTACATAGATGCTCTTACTTATCTAGCAGAACTCCAGCAAGAAGGGAAAATTAAGCACTTAGCACTCACGAATTTCGATACGGAACGGTTAAAAATCATCTCAGAAGCAGGCATTAAGATTGTTTCCAACCAAGTACAATTTTCATTGGTCGATCGCCGCCCCTTAATGAAGATGATTCCGTTTTGTCAAGAGCATGATATTCAACTTTTAGCTTACGGTACGCTTTGCGGCGGATTGCTGTCAGAAAAATACTTAGAACAACCAGAACCGCGAGGCGCGGCGTTAAACACAGCTTCCCTACGCAAATATAAAAACATGGTAGATGCATGGGGTGGCTGGAGTCTGTTTCAAGAGCTTTTAGCCGTGTTAAAACAAATAGCGGCTAAGCACGATGTTAGTATTGCTAACGTTGCAGTCAGATACATTCTCGATCGCCCGACAGTAGCAGGGGCGATCGTTGGCACGCGGTTAGGGATCTCGGAACACGTCGCAGATAATGCTAAGGTGTTTGCACTTACTTTAGATGCAGACGATACGGGTCAAATTGAAACTGTATTGGCGCGATCGCGCGATCTGTTGCGGTTAATCGGTGATTGCGGCGACGAGTACCGACGTTAA
- a CDS encoding 2-phosphosulfolactate phosphatase → MIPAGERWEDGSLRPCLEDAIGAGAILNYLQGNPSPEAKAAMVIFQTFRADLASALSQCSSGKELISRGFSCDLELATALNVSDCIPICRDRPYIRHM, encoded by the coding sequence GTGATTCCAGCTGGGGAAAGGTGGGAAGATGGAAGTTTACGCCCCTGTTTAGAAGATGCGATCGGTGCTGGTGCGATTCTCAACTATTTGCAAGGCAATCCCTCCCCAGAAGCAAAAGCAGCTATGGTAATATTTCAAACGTTTCGCGCCGATCTCGCGTCAGCCTTGAGCCAATGTAGTTCGGGAAAAGAGTTAATTTCTAGAGGATTTAGTTGCGATCTCGAACTGGCAACAGCTTTAAATGTGAGTGACTGTATTCCAATATGTCGCGATCGCCCTTATATTCGGCATATGTGA
- a CDS encoding nucleoside 2-deoxyribosyltransferase: protein MKRKIVYLASPYGFSQQQKTLLLPPIIQALETLGLEVWEPFARNNQIDFSQADWAYRVAQADLQDVKNCDGIFAVVNGTPPDEGVMVELGMAIALNKAIFLFRDDFRRCSDNEQYPLNLMLFAGLPEIGWENYYYTSVDEIQSQDKALCKWRSRM, encoded by the coding sequence GTGAAGCGCAAGATCGTTTATCTAGCTAGTCCCTATGGATTTTCGCAGCAGCAAAAGACGCTGCTTTTACCTCCTATTATTCAAGCTTTAGAGACATTGGGGCTAGAAGTTTGGGAACCGTTTGCCCGTAACAATCAAATCGATTTTTCTCAGGCTGATTGGGCGTATCGCGTAGCGCAGGCAGATTTGCAGGATGTGAAAAACTGCGATGGCATTTTTGCAGTTGTCAACGGCACGCCACCAGATGAAGGAGTCATGGTAGAGTTGGGAATGGCGATCGCTCTGAATAAAGCAATTTTCTTATTCCGAGACGACTTCCGGCGCTGTAGCGATAACGAACAGTATCCCTTGAATCTCATGCTTTTTGCTGGCTTACCGGAAATTGGCTGGGAAAATTATTACTACACCTCGGTAGACGAAATCCAATCGCAGGATAAAGCGTTGTGCAAATGGCGATCGCGAATGTAG
- a CDS encoding cupin domain-containing protein translates to MEMMMTDTLPFSTQRIFDVEKSVRFSEEKAVVTEIAITQHSSIAVWGVRPGQQVSAHTHPDGQDTWIVVRGELTYYLGDGQKKIISAGQIDIAEPSQVHGAINEGLEDAVFLSIYSAPSLKVLTASP, encoded by the coding sequence ATGGAGATGATGATGACCGATACTTTACCTTTCTCCACCCAACGCATATTTGATGTTGAAAAATCGGTTCGCTTTTCCGAAGAAAAAGCAGTTGTTACAGAAATAGCTATTACGCAACACTCAAGCATTGCCGTCTGGGGTGTACGTCCTGGACAACAAGTGTCTGCACACACTCACCCTGACGGGCAAGATACCTGGATCGTAGTCAGGGGAGAATTGACATATTATCTTGGCGACGGGCAGAAGAAAATTATTTCCGCTGGTCAGATTGATATCGCTGAACCATCGCAAGTTCACGGAGCAATCAATGAGGGATTGGAAGATGCAGTGTTTCTCTCCATCTATTCTGCCCCAAGTCTCAAAGTCCTCACTGCATCTCCTTGA
- a CDS encoding DMT family transporter has protein sequence MSILTRFMLRIPGQLYLWLAISIFGAANSVTRKLAQLGTQHFINGRNPISLCNVLFVGNLCALLVLAIVYQRQLRPTAWQRISRQEWLGAIAVAILAGAIAPSLIFQALALTTVNNVVLVGRLETSLALILSIWLLQERVNLWEICGAFVSFMGVIVTIFLTSSGQGIHIMTDFFHVGMGEILIVTAALVLASATIISKLRLSRVPLGIYNILRTALGTVIFFFAALLLYSKHHFMDAFSPFLWQWMLVYGSIVVVVGQSFWTTGLRATSVSEASLVGSFTPIAGILSAYLILDEVPTLAQYIGGSIILIGVFLSQIGIWRKASIQFATSQIGTTSKLQEVESRMGFKGI, from the coding sequence ATGAGTATATTAACTCGATTCATGCTGAGAATTCCTGGGCAGCTTTATTTGTGGCTGGCAATCTCGATCTTTGGAGCTGCTAATTCCGTAACGCGGAAGCTCGCCCAACTCGGTACTCAGCATTTTATCAATGGTCGCAACCCGATCTCGCTTTGCAATGTTTTGTTTGTAGGAAATCTCTGTGCCTTACTAGTGCTAGCGATCGTCTATCAGCGACAGTTACGCCCTACGGCATGGCAGCGAATTTCTCGCCAGGAATGGTTGGGTGCGATCGCAGTGGCAATTTTAGCTGGGGCGATCGCACCCAGTTTAATTTTTCAAGCACTAGCATTAACAACAGTCAATAATGTTGTTCTGGTAGGGCGATTAGAGACTTCCCTAGCGCTGATTCTTTCCATTTGGTTATTACAAGAGCGAGTCAATCTTTGGGAAATTTGCGGCGCGTTTGTTTCATTTATGGGTGTGATTGTCACAATTTTTCTAACATCATCTGGGCAAGGCATACATATCATGACAGATTTCTTCCACGTAGGAATGGGTGAAATCTTAATAGTTACTGCTGCTTTAGTGCTGGCATCTGCCACGATTATTAGTAAGCTGAGACTGTCTCGCGTTCCTTTAGGAATCTATAATATTTTGCGTACAGCTCTAGGAACGGTAATTTTCTTTTTTGCTGCCTTACTACTCTACAGCAAACATCATTTTATGGATGCATTCTCTCCCTTTTTATGGCAGTGGATGTTAGTTTATGGCTCGATTGTTGTCGTTGTCGGTCAGTCTTTCTGGACTACAGGCTTAAGAGCTACTTCAGTATCCGAAGCTTCATTAGTTGGCTCCTTTACCCCAATTGCCGGAATTCTATCTGCTTATCTGATTTTGGACGAAGTGCCAACTCTGGCACAATATATTGGTGGCAGTATTATTTTGATTGGCGTTTTTCTCAGTCAAATTGGTATTTGGCGCAAAGCATCAATTCAGTTTGCCACTTCACAAATCGGTACGACTAGCAAACTACAAGAAGTTGAAAGTCGGATGGGATTTAAGGGGATTTAA
- a CDS encoding DUF4079 domain-containing protein: protein MVDLNDALGLLHPAIAVIFVFPFIGIVSYFAWQTRQRRLQIMAGKSNIPPTTGLNHNRFGKVLAGAVVGLALLGMAHPIFANITTNQIWSKEPLKVVFIVLIFAATIASLVFLYRAKPRLWRGIFATLTGTGLVVLGSQDGVFRREYEWYVSHYYIGLAAAMLMIFSLAILPDIYQDRSNRWRIVHAVLNSIALLLFVGQGLTGTRDLLEIPLGWQKHYIEQCDFAARICPSKTSQSQVEKELGVVQALRL, encoded by the coding sequence ATGGTCGATCTTAATGACGCGCTCGGACTCTTGCATCCAGCGATCGCAGTTATCTTTGTTTTTCCATTCATTGGGATCGTCTCTTATTTCGCTTGGCAGACACGACAGCGAAGATTACAAATCATGGCAGGCAAAAGCAACATTCCACCTACCACCGGACTAAATCACAATCGTTTTGGTAAGGTATTAGCTGGAGCAGTTGTAGGACTTGCCCTGCTAGGAATGGCTCATCCAATATTTGCTAATATTACCACTAACCAAATCTGGAGCAAAGAACCTCTTAAAGTTGTCTTCATTGTTCTAATATTTGCTGCTACTATTGCCTCTTTAGTTTTTCTTTATCGAGCAAAACCGCGACTTTGGCGCGGGATTTTTGCTACCTTAACAGGTACTGGATTAGTTGTTTTGGGTTCTCAGGATGGGGTGTTTCGCCGCGAGTATGAATGGTATGTCTCTCATTACTACATTGGACTGGCAGCAGCAATGCTGATGATTTTCTCTCTAGCAATTCTGCCAGACATCTACCAAGACCGCTCGAATCGCTGGCGAATTGTCCATGCAGTTTTGAATTCTATCGCCCTTTTACTATTTGTGGGACAAGGGCTAACTGGGACGCGGGACTTGCTAGAAATTCCTCTGGGCTGGCAGAAACATTACATCGAGCAATGCGACTTCGCCGCTCGGATCTGTCCGAGTAAAACTTCACAAAGCCAGGTAGAGAAAGAACTAGGGGTAGTGCAAGCGTTGCGCTTGTGA
- a CDS encoding sensor histidine kinase has translation MQREAGGGRIFPQVWRLDPFSLRSRLTIGIATVSSVGLGSIALWTGWQMQRILINSHKQGIEYIAGRLPHDVELYSEMMPVETGLSKAINNLTTADTLLWVKHSNGKITAKSGNLKTQSDRGTAAALMSLTQMPSQAQVSEVNGRFFVLRGSPLQVREKAIGQLFVARDISGDRQMFLAMVWNLGIVSLGVLLTVTVAIAFYLRRSLQPLRQLNLMTQLISAEDLGQARLNLERAPSEVKELAQTFNMLLSRLSQAWEREREFVSNVSHELRTPLTIVHGYLQSVLRRQHNLTETQQEALETAASEAERTIHLLQDLLDLARADSGYLQFRLDSFVLNDLVAEVVGMARQYSDRAIAIETETHPIVVKADYDRLKQVLLNLIDNAIKYSESDTSIQVKLDGNPTAATIQICDRGYGIPLQHQSRIFERFYRVDEARTRGTGGSGLGLSIVKTLVEGMGGSVTLRSKLGEGSVFTISLPV, from the coding sequence ATGCAGAGGGAAGCAGGGGGAGGGAGAATATTTCCTCAAGTATGGCGACTCGATCCGTTTTCGCTGCGATCGCGTTTAACGATTGGCATTGCCACTGTTTCCTCGGTAGGGTTGGGTAGCATTGCGCTCTGGACAGGGTGGCAAATGCAGCGCATCTTAATTAACAGTCACAAACAGGGAATCGAATACATTGCCGGACGCTTACCCCACGATGTAGAACTCTACAGTGAAATGATGCCAGTAGAAACTGGATTGAGCAAGGCAATTAATAACCTGACGACTGCCGATACGCTTTTATGGGTGAAGCATTCAAATGGGAAAATTACAGCTAAGTCTGGTAATCTCAAAACTCAGAGCGATCGGGGTACGGCTGCTGCCTTAATGTCCCTGACACAAATGCCATCTCAAGCCCAAGTTTCCGAAGTCAACGGACGCTTCTTCGTGTTACGTGGTAGTCCTTTGCAGGTGCGGGAAAAAGCAATTGGTCAATTGTTCGTGGCAAGAGACATTTCTGGCGATCGGCAGATGTTTTTGGCAATGGTGTGGAATTTGGGCATCGTTAGTCTAGGAGTGCTGCTAACAGTGACAGTGGCGATCGCTTTTTACTTGAGGCGATCGCTCCAACCTCTGCGCCAACTGAATCTAATGACTCAGTTAATTTCAGCTGAAGATTTAGGACAAGCGCGATTGAATCTCGAACGCGCTCCTAGCGAAGTGAAAGAACTGGCGCAAACTTTCAATATGTTATTATCTCGCCTCTCTCAAGCTTGGGAGCGAGAACGGGAATTTGTCAGTAACGTTTCCCATGAGTTACGCACGCCACTGACGATCGTACATGGATACTTGCAAAGCGTCTTGCGACGACAGCATAACCTGACAGAAACTCAGCAAGAAGCTTTAGAAACTGCTGCATCTGAGGCAGAGCGTACCATCCACCTTTTACAAGATTTACTCGATTTAGCCAGGGCAGATAGTGGTTATTTGCAGTTTCGGCTCGATTCTTTTGTCCTCAATGACTTAGTAGCGGAAGTTGTCGGGATGGCGCGTCAGTACAGCGATCGCGCGATCGCAATTGAGACAGAAACTCATCCGATTGTCGTCAAAGCAGACTACGATCGCCTCAAACAAGTGTTGCTTAATTTGATTGATAATGCAATTAAATACTCCGAGTCAGATACATCAATTCAAGTCAAACTAGACGGCAACCCAACAGCAGCAACCATTCAAATCTGCGATCGCGGTTATGGCATTCCCTTACAACACCAATCTCGCATCTTCGAGCGATTTTACCGCGTCGATGAAGCTCGAACTCGCGGCACTGGGGGTTCTGGTTTAGGGTTGTCGATTGTCAAAACTCTAGTCGAGGGAATGGGTGGTAGCGTGACGTTGCGCTCGAAATTAGGTGAAGGTAGCGTATTTACAATTAGCTTACCTGTATAG